The Penaeus monodon isolate SGIC_2016 chromosome 5, NSTDA_Pmon_1, whole genome shotgun sequence genome window below encodes:
- the LOC119572996 gene encoding DNA polymerase subunit gamma-1-like, which yields MTLQGKKSDGSDMHSRTANTAGISRDHAKVINYGRIYGAGLRFIQRLLRQFNPKLSEEETQQRATQLFATTKGQKGWYLNNMGQNLALELNYPSSGEALDRKEINKLLRQARYNNIEASFYDVVDGPAVWVGGSESYMFNCLEAIARSEEPRTPVLGARVTRALEAKYVDDQYMTSRVNWVVQSSAVDYLHIMLVSMKWLFQEYNIRGRFCISIHDEVRYLVATEDSHRAALALQITNLLTRSLFAQKLGFKDLPQSVAFFSAVDIDYVLRKEPHLDCVTPSNPEGLNKGYGIPPGEALDMQKILEITSGILEKNGEVAR from the exons ATGACATTGCAAGGGAAAAAGTCTGATGGTTCAGATATGCACAGTCGAACTGCCAATACAGCTGGCATATCACGTGATCATGCAaag GTTATCAATTATGGAAGAATTTATGGGGCAGGATTACGCTTTATTCAAAGGCTGTTGCGGCAGTTCAATCCTAAATTATCAGAAGAAGAAACTCAGCAACGTGCCACCCAACTGTTTGCAACTACCAAGGGACAAAAAGGATGGTACCTCAACAATATGGGACAAAATCTTGCCTTGGAACTGAATTATCCAAGCAGTGGAGAAGCTCTAGATCGCAAAGAG ATAAATAAGTTGTTGAGGCAGGCCAGATATAACAACATAGAGGCATCCTTTTATGATGTTGTGGATGGTCCTGCTGTATGGGTAGGTGGCTCTGAGTCGTATATGTTCAACTGTTTAGAAGCAATAGCCAGGTCTGAGGAGCCACGGACACCAGTACTAGGGGCAAGAGTAACTCGTGCTCTTGAAGCAAAGTATGTGGATGACCAGTACATGACTAGCAGAGTGAACTGGGTTGTCCAGAGTTCAG CTGTTGATTATCTTCACATCATGCTTGTGTCAATGAAGTGGTTATTCCAGGAGTACAACATTAGAGGGAGATTTTGTATTAGCATCCATGATGAG GTGAGATACCTTGTAGCAACAGAAGACTCCCATCGTGCTGCTCTGGCTCTGCAAATCACCAACTTACTGACACGTTCACTCTTCGCTCAAAA ATTAGGTTTCAAAGATTTGCCTCAGTCAGTAGCATTCTTCAGTGCAGTAGACATAGATTATGTTCTTCGAAAAGAGCCTCATCTAGACTGTGTTACACCTTCAAATCCTGAAGGACTGAATAAAGGGTATGGAATTCCTCCAGGAGAGGCACTTGATATGCAGAAAATTCTTGAGATCACCTCAGGTATTCTTGAGAAGAATGGAGAAGTTGCCAGATGA